In the Anoplopoma fimbria isolate UVic2021 breed Golden Eagle Sablefish chromosome 7, Afim_UVic_2022, whole genome shotgun sequence genome, one interval contains:
- the gpr185b gene encoding G-protein coupled receptor 12: MILSLAAVAAMSSGGDGGLNYSSSLDPFDSSTSWSLGEDPSNSSSEPVVRTLTPDLQPATTAVAFQEVNPWDIALCVTGTLISCENALVIAVLFYTPTLRAPMFVLIGSLAVADLLAGLGLILNFVFTYLVDGSVEFVTLLSVALLISAFSASVLNILAITVDRYLSLYNALTYHTERTVTFTYVMVFLIWVLCLTLGLLPALGWNCLRDESACSICRPVTKVNAVALAVTFLLVFALMMQLYLQICKIAFRHAQQIAVQHQFVAISTTKGVSTLSAILCAFGACWLPFAMYSIVADSSYPAIYTYATVLPATCCSVINPIIYAFRNPDIQKSLWMACCGCVPSNLSLRPRTSSDV; this comes from the coding sequence ATGATTCTCTCCCTGGCGGCGGTAGCAGCCATGAGTAGCGGCGGCGACGGCGGCCTCAACTACTCCTCCTCCCTCGACCCCTTcgactcctccacctcctggagCCTCGGCGAGGACCCGTCCAACTCCTCCTCGGAGCCCGTCGTGCGAACCCTGACCCCCGACCTCCAGCCGGCGACCACCGCGGTCGCCTTCCAGGAGGTCAACCCCTGGGACATCGCGCTCTGCGTGACGGGGACGCTCATCTCCTGCGAGAACGCGCTGGTGATCGCCGTGCTGTTCTACACGCCGACGCTCCGCGCCCCCATGTTCGTGCTGATCGGGTCGCTGGCGGTGGCGGACCTCCTCGCCGGCCTCGGCCTCATCTTGAACTTTGTCTTCACCTACTTGGTGGACGGCTCGGTGGAGTTTGTGACGCTGCTGTCGGTCGCGCTGCTCATCTCGGCCTTCTCGGCATCCGTCCTCAACATCCTCGCCATCACCGTGGACCGCTACCTGTCGCTGTACAACGCCCTGACCTACCACACCGAACGGACGGTCACCTTCACCTACGTGATGGTGTTCCTCATCTGGGTGTTGTGCCTCACGCTCGGCCTGCTGCCGGCGCTCGGATGGAACTGCCTGCGGGACGAGTCGGCGTGCAGCATCTGCCGGCCCGTCACCAAAGTCAACGCCGTGGCGCTCGCCGTCACTTTCCTGCTCGTCTTCGCCCTCATGATGCAGCTCTACCTGCAGATCTGCAAGATCGCCTTCCGCCACGCGCAGCAGATCGCCGTGCAGCACCAGTTCGTGGCAATCTCCACCACCAAAGGCGTCTCCACGCTGTCGGCCATCTTGTGTGCCTTCGGGGCGTGCTGGCTGCCGTTCGCCATGTACTCCATCGTGGCCGACTCCAGCTACCCGGCGATCTACACCTACGCCACCGTTCTCCCGGCCACCTGCTGCTCCGTGATCAACCCCATCATCTATGCGTTCAGAAACCCGGACATCCAGAAGTCGCTGTGGATGGCGTGCTGCGGTTGCGTCCCGTCCAACCTCTCCCTCAGACCCAGGACCTCCAGCGACGTGTAG